A stretch of the Ensifer sp. PDNC004 genome encodes the following:
- a CDS encoding helix-turn-helix transcriptional regulator has translation MDRDEIFKALAHPVRVNILAWLKEPQRHFPSQEHPLDLGVCAGQFERCGLSQSTVSSHLAVLQRAGLVTTRKVGQWIFYRRDEETIAAFLKSLGDL, from the coding sequence ATGGATAGAGACGAAATCTTCAAGGCGCTTGCCCATCCCGTTAGGGTCAACATCCTCGCCTGGCTGAAGGAGCCGCAGCGCCATTTTCCGAGCCAGGAGCATCCGCTCGATCTCGGCGTATGTGCCGGCCAGTTCGAACGCTGCGGCCTGTCGCAGTCGACCGTTTCCTCGCATCTCGCTGTGCTTCAGCGCGCCGGCCTGGTGACCACCCGCAAGGTTGGCCAATGGATTTTCTACCGCCGCGATGAAGAGACGATCGCCGCCTTCCTCAAGAGCCTCGGCGATCTCTAA
- a CDS encoding alkene reductase — MASLFDPITIGDIALKNRIVMAPLTRNRSPGAVPNTLNVTYYEQRATAGLLITEGTAITQQGQGYADVPGLYTPEALDGWRKVTDAVHAKGGRIVVQMWHVGRISHDSLQPGGGKPVAPSAIRAKSKTYLVNADGTGSFAETSEPHALEIAEIKAIVEDYRKAARAAIDAGFDGIEIHAANGYLIDQFLRSGSNHRTDAYGGSIENRARFLFEVMDAVTNEIGAGRVGIRLSPVTPANDAFDPQPQQIFGHVVKNLARYPLAYIHIIEGATGGPRDHQQGDQPFDYDALRSTYVAAGGKAAWMTNNGYDRALAVKTVKDGEADLVAFGKPFIANPDLVERLKRDAPLNTPDQATFYGGGAKGYTDYPALEQVA; from the coding sequence ATGGCCTCGCTTTTCGACCCCATCACCATCGGCGACATCGCGCTGAAGAACCGCATCGTGATGGCGCCGCTAACCCGCAACCGGTCGCCGGGCGCTGTTCCGAACACCCTGAACGTGACCTATTACGAGCAGCGTGCGACGGCCGGCCTGTTGATCACGGAGGGAACGGCAATCACCCAGCAAGGCCAGGGCTATGCCGACGTGCCGGGCCTCTATACGCCGGAAGCGCTCGACGGCTGGCGCAAGGTGACGGACGCAGTGCATGCAAAGGGCGGCCGGATCGTCGTCCAGATGTGGCATGTCGGCCGCATTTCGCACGATTCTCTGCAGCCGGGCGGCGGCAAGCCCGTGGCGCCGTCGGCCATTCGCGCCAAGTCCAAGACCTATCTGGTCAATGCCGACGGTACCGGTTCCTTTGCCGAAACCTCCGAGCCGCATGCGCTGGAGATCGCCGAGATCAAGGCGATCGTCGAGGACTACCGCAAGGCCGCACGCGCCGCGATCGACGCCGGCTTCGACGGCATCGAGATCCACGCGGCCAACGGCTATCTCATTGACCAGTTCCTGCGTTCGGGTTCGAACCACCGCACGGACGCCTATGGCGGCTCGATCGAGAACCGCGCCCGCTTCCTGTTCGAGGTCATGGATGCCGTAACGAATGAAATCGGCGCCGGCCGGGTCGGCATCCGCCTTTCGCCCGTCACCCCCGCCAACGATGCCTTTGATCCGCAGCCGCAGCAGATCTTCGGCCACGTGGTCAAGAATCTCGCCCGCTATCCCCTCGCCTATATCCACATCATCGAAGGCGCGACCGGCGGCCCGCGCGACCACCAGCAGGGCGACCAGCCATTCGACTACGACGCGCTGCGTTCGACCTATGTGGCCGCTGGCGGCAAGGCTGCCTGGATGACCAACAATGGCTATGACAGGGCGCTCGCGGTGAAGACGGTCAAGGACGGCGAAGCCGACCTCGTCGCTTTCGGCAAGCCGTTCATCGCCAATCCGGATCTCGTCGAGCGGTTGAAGCGCGATGCGCCGCTCAACACGCCGGATCAGGCAACCTTCTATGGCGGTGGCGCCAAGGGCTATACCGACTATCCGGCCCTTGAACAGGTCGCCTGA
- a CDS encoding NAD(P)H-binding protein: MTEMQQKTRRALVLGATGGIGSAVARGLKRRGWQVRALNRNAATAAQTEPAFDWRQGDAMNASDVRTAAEGVDLIVHAVNPPGYRNWGTLVLPMLDNTIAAAKATGALILLPGTIYNFGRDAFPVLTEDAPQNPDTDKGQIRKEMERRLKDASEVGVGVIIVRAGDFFGPGAANNWFSQGLVKPGKQLGAISYPGREGIGHQWAYLPDVAETMIRLVERAEDLPPFAVYHMRGFLDRNGTEMIAAIRRVVGKPALPVRAFPWWLIDLASPFVPLFRELRKMRYLWREPLRMPNERLLAVLGEEPHTPIDEAVATTLRGLGCLSDRPALLQGVAAG, encoded by the coding sequence GATGCAGCAGAAAACAAGACGCGCGCTGGTGCTCGGTGCGACGGGCGGTATCGGCAGCGCCGTCGCGCGCGGGCTCAAAAGGCGTGGCTGGCAGGTGCGTGCCTTGAACCGAAACGCTGCGACGGCGGCGCAGACCGAGCCGGCGTTCGACTGGCGGCAAGGCGATGCCATGAACGCGAGCGACGTTCGCACTGCTGCCGAAGGCGTCGATCTGATTGTGCATGCGGTCAATCCGCCCGGCTACCGCAATTGGGGCACCCTGGTGCTGCCGATGCTCGACAATACGATCGCCGCCGCCAAGGCCACCGGCGCACTTATTCTTTTGCCAGGAACGATCTACAATTTCGGCCGCGACGCCTTTCCCGTCCTGACGGAGGACGCACCGCAGAACCCGGACACCGACAAGGGCCAGATTCGCAAGGAGATGGAGCGTCGCTTGAAGGATGCGTCGGAGGTGGGTGTCGGCGTCATCATCGTCAGGGCGGGCGACTTCTTCGGTCCCGGTGCAGCCAATAACTGGTTTTCGCAAGGGCTGGTGAAACCGGGCAAACAGTTGGGCGCGATTTCCTACCCGGGCCGCGAAGGCATCGGTCATCAATGGGCCTATCTGCCCGATGTGGCCGAAACCATGATCCGCCTTGTCGAGCGCGCCGAGGACCTGCCGCCTTTCGCCGTCTACCACATGCGGGGCTTCCTCGACCGCAACGGCACCGAGATGATTGCGGCGATCCGCCGGGTCGTTGGCAAGCCCGCGCTTCCCGTCCGCGCCTTCCCGTGGTGGCTGATCGACCTGGCGTCGCCCTTCGTTCCGCTCTTCAGGGAGTTGCGCAAGATGCGTTATCTCTGGCGTGAACCCTTGAGAATGCCGAACGAACGGCTGCTCGCGGTGCTCGGCGAAGAGCCGCACACGCCGATCGACGAGGCAGTCGCAACGACGCTCCGCGGGCTTGGTTGCCTGAGCGACCGGCCGGCGCTTCTACAAGGGGTTGCCGCAGGCTAG
- a CDS encoding lytic transglycosylase domain-containing protein yields MGLRQKVRSGGWARVAKAALALAVSIPSLSAFPAAARIDDLAPQPKCVYFGPSATDPAKSLCISKENFARDICGVIDHYAAVNDLPAAFFARLIWRESLFRPNAVSPKGAEGIAQFMPGTAKMRGLNNSFDVVEALGKSAEYLNELKSRYGNLGYAAAAYNAGENGLERFLEVDWLPAETRNYVLAITAYSVEDWRDNPPKILDLTLDKNKNFIDGCVALASTRNLRDIEVIEEAEWAPWGVQLAAHFQKSVAQRLFVSAVKRLPEPIRSEKALLLRERNASFGLRIRYAARIGRETQADANKLCATIRKSGGACLVFRN; encoded by the coding sequence GTGGGTCTTCGGCAGAAGGTCAGATCGGGCGGCTGGGCACGTGTCGCGAAAGCGGCACTGGCGCTGGCTGTCAGCATCCCGTCGTTGAGCGCCTTCCCCGCGGCGGCTCGTATCGATGATCTCGCCCCACAGCCCAAATGCGTCTATTTCGGCCCGTCGGCCACCGACCCTGCCAAGTCGCTCTGCATCAGCAAGGAAAACTTCGCTCGCGATATCTGCGGCGTGATCGACCACTATGCGGCCGTCAACGACCTGCCCGCGGCTTTCTTCGCTCGCCTGATCTGGCGCGAAAGCCTGTTTCGGCCCAATGCCGTCAGCCCCAAGGGCGCTGAAGGCATCGCGCAATTCATGCCGGGAACGGCGAAGATGCGGGGGCTCAACAACAGCTTCGATGTGGTCGAGGCGCTCGGCAAGTCGGCGGAGTATCTGAACGAACTCAAGTCGCGCTACGGCAATCTCGGCTATGCGGCTGCCGCCTACAATGCCGGCGAGAACGGGCTCGAACGTTTTCTCGAGGTCGATTGGCTGCCGGCGGAAACACGCAACTACGTGCTTGCGATCACCGCCTATAGCGTCGAGGACTGGCGCGACAATCCGCCAAAGATCCTCGACCTGACGCTCGACAAGAACAAGAACTTCATCGACGGCTGCGTGGCGCTCGCCAGCACCCGCAACCTGCGCGACATCGAGGTGATCGAGGAGGCGGAATGGGCGCCCTGGGGCGTGCAGCTTGCCGCGCATTTCCAGAAGTCGGTGGCGCAGCGATTGTTCGTCAGCGCCGTCAAGCGGTTGCCGGAGCCGATCCGCAGTGAGAAGGCGCTTCTCCTGCGCGAGCGCAATGCCAGCTTTGGCCTCAGGATCCGCTACGCCGCACGCATCGGCCGCGAGACCCAGGCAGACGCAAACAAGCTTTGCGCCACCATCCGCAAGAGCGGCGGCGCTTGCCTCGTCTTCCGGAACTGA
- a CDS encoding LysR family transcriptional regulator VtlR encodes MSLDWDKLRIFHAAAEAGSFTHAADKLHLSQSAISRQVSSLEQDVGIKLFHRHARGLILTEQGEILYRTAHEVLMKLESVKVQLSETTDKPSGKLRITTTVGLGQGWLTDKIQEFMSLHPEVQVQLILDNEELDVNMRHADCAIRLRQPQQSDLIQRKLFTVHMHVYAAPSYINKYGEPQSVEDLDNHRIITFGEPAPNYLLDVNWLEIAGRDSDNPRVSHLQINSQTSIKRACLLGIGVAMLPDYIVGRDPGLIQLPISADIPSFDTYFCYPDEMKNAAKLKVFRDYIVAKARNWNF; translated from the coding sequence ATGTCGCTGGACTGGGACAAACTGCGCATTTTTCACGCGGCGGCCGAGGCTGGGTCGTTCACCCATGCGGCAGACAAGCTTCATCTTTCGCAGTCCGCGATCAGCCGGCAGGTCAGCTCGCTGGAGCAGGATGTCGGCATCAAGCTGTTCCACCGTCATGCGCGCGGCCTGATCCTCACCGAACAGGGCGAGATCCTCTATCGCACCGCGCATGAAGTGCTGATGAAGCTCGAAAGCGTCAAGGTCCAGCTGAGCGAGACCACCGACAAACCGAGCGGCAAGCTGCGCATCACCACCACGGTCGGTCTCGGCCAGGGCTGGCTCACCGACAAGATCCAGGAATTCATGTCGCTGCACCCGGAGGTGCAGGTTCAGCTCATCCTCGACAACGAAGAACTGGACGTGAACATGCGCCATGCGGACTGTGCCATCCGCCTGCGTCAGCCGCAGCAGTCGGATCTCATCCAGCGCAAGCTCTTCACCGTGCACATGCACGTCTATGCAGCTCCGTCCTACATCAACAAGTATGGCGAGCCGCAGTCGGTCGAGGATCTCGACAACCACCGCATCATCACCTTCGGCGAGCCGGCGCCGAACTATCTGCTCGACGTCAACTGGCTCGAGATCGCCGGCCGCGATTCCGACAATCCGCGCGTGTCGCATCTGCAGATCAACAGCCAGACCTCGATCAAGCGCGCCTGCCTGCTCGGCATCGGCGTCGCCATGCTGCCCGACTATATCGTCGGCCGCGACCCTGGCCTCATCCAGCTGCCGATCAGCGCCGACATCCCGTCTTTCGATACCTATTTCTGCTATCCGGACGAGATGAAGAACGCAGCCAAGCTCAAGGTCTTCCGCGACTACATCGTCGCCAAGGCCCGCAACTGGAACTTCTAG
- a CDS encoding XRE family transcriptional regulator, which translates to MNTKVDSLDQRLSERIRLEREARGWSLSELSERSGVSRAMIHKVERGDSSPTATLLAKLAGAFGLTMSSLIARAEMSQGRLSRRQDQAVWRDPQTGYLRRHVSPMSDQPLELVEVELPPGAEVPIPASAYALHRRWIWVSAGRLTFVEGLETHTLGVGDCLELGPPQDCVFHNAGGETCIYAVVLLRTG; encoded by the coding sequence ATGAATACTAAAGTGGACAGCCTGGATCAACGGCTCAGTGAACGAATTCGTCTGGAAAGAGAGGCGCGCGGCTGGTCGCTGAGCGAGCTTTCGGAACGCTCGGGCGTCTCGCGCGCGATGATCCACAAGGTAGAGCGGGGCGACAGCAGCCCGACGGCGACGCTGCTGGCAAAGCTCGCCGGTGCGTTTGGTCTCACCATGTCCAGCCTGATCGCGCGGGCCGAGATGAGCCAGGGCAGGCTGTCGCGACGCCAGGATCAGGCGGTGTGGCGCGATCCGCAGACCGGCTACCTCCGGCGCCACGTCTCGCCGATGTCGGACCAGCCGCTCGAGCTGGTCGAGGTCGAGCTTCCGCCCGGCGCCGAGGTGCCGATCCCGGCATCCGCCTATGCGCTCCATCGCCGGTGGATATGGGTGAGTGCAGGGCGCCTGACCTTCGTGGAAGGGCTGGAGACCCATACGCTTGGCGTCGGGGATTGCCTGGAGCTCGGCCCGCCCCAGGACTGTGTCTTCCACAATGCCGGCGGAGAGACCTGTATCTACGCCGTCGTTCTGTTGCGGACGGGGTGA
- a CDS encoding aminoglycoside phosphotransferase family protein, giving the protein MFSLYSEKWSLHPDGDVIVTPSSSLYPVRYRGQQAMLKVAEDPEEKYGRLPLLYWNGQGAAKVFEADGDAVLMERTDSRRNLFHMAMTGSDEDVTRIICRTVAALHAPRSTPVPGDLVPLDRWFTSLETAAPAQGGLFARALEAAKSLFADPEPPVVLHADVHHANILDFGDRGWLAIDPKRVLGDRGYDYANLFCNPELPLVTAPGRLQRHLPIVAKETGLHPHRILNWVLAYAGLSAAWFLEDNDEFGVENDLAMARIAIAELDR; this is encoded by the coding sequence ATGTTTTCGCTATATTCAGAAAAATGGTCATTGCATCCTGACGGCGACGTCATCGTAACCCCCTCCAGCAGTCTTTACCCCGTCCGTTATCGCGGCCAGCAGGCAATGCTCAAGGTCGCCGAGGACCCGGAAGAGAAGTATGGCCGCCTGCCGCTGCTCTACTGGAACGGGCAAGGCGCCGCAAAGGTCTTTGAGGCCGATGGCGACGCGGTACTGATGGAGCGCACCGACAGCCGGCGCAACCTCTTCCACATGGCGATGACCGGAAGCGACGAGGATGTGACGCGCATCATCTGCCGCACCGTCGCCGCGCTACATGCGCCGCGCTCAACACCGGTTCCCGGCGATCTCGTGCCGCTCGACAGATGGTTCACCTCTCTGGAAACGGCTGCTCCCGCTCAAGGCGGGCTCTTTGCCCGTGCGCTCGAGGCGGCGAAAAGCCTGTTTGCCGATCCCGAACCGCCGGTCGTGCTGCATGCCGACGTGCACCACGCCAATATCCTCGATTTCGGCGATCGCGGCTGGCTGGCGATCGATCCGAAACGCGTGCTCGGCGATCGCGGCTACGACTACGCCAACCTGTTCTGCAATCCGGAACTGCCCCTGGTTACCGCTCCGGGCCGACTGCAGCGGCATCTGCCCATCGTCGCCAAGGAGACCGGGCTTCACCCGCACCGTATCCTCAACTGGGTGCTTGCCTATGCCGGGCTTTCCGCAGCCTGGTTCCTGGAAGACAACGACGAATTCGGTGTCGAGAACGACCTCGCAATGGCGCGGATCGCCATCGCCGAACTCGACCGCTAA
- a CDS encoding GNAT family N-acetyltransferase yields the protein MLIRAATQDDLPIICDIYNDAVANTTAIWNDTLVDVANRTAWLKARTDAGYPVLVAVSDEGDVIGYASFGDWRAFDGYRHTVEHSVYVHKDRRGGGIGRNLMEALIAEAERLGKHVMIAGIESENAASIRLHAQLGFEDTGRLREVGTKFGRWLDLTFMQLVLRTGSPR from the coding sequence ATGCTGATCCGGGCGGCCACCCAAGACGATCTGCCGATCATCTGCGACATCTACAACGACGCCGTGGCGAACACGACGGCGATCTGGAACGATACCCTGGTCGATGTCGCCAATCGAACGGCCTGGCTGAAGGCGCGCACGGACGCGGGTTATCCGGTGCTGGTGGCGGTCTCGGACGAAGGCGATGTCATCGGCTATGCGTCCTTTGGCGATTGGCGCGCCTTCGATGGCTACCGCCACACGGTCGAGCACTCCGTCTATGTTCACAAGGATCGGCGCGGCGGCGGCATTGGCCGGAATCTCATGGAAGCGCTGATCGCCGAGGCCGAGCGGCTGGGCAAGCATGTGATGATCGCCGGGATCGAGTCGGAGAACGCAGCCTCGATCCGCCTTCATGCCCAACTGGGTTTCGAGGATACCGGCCGACTGCGCGAGGTCGGCACGAAGTTCGGCCGCTGGCTCGACCTGACATTCATGCAACTGGTGCTCCGGACGGGCTCGCCGCGCTAA